From the Lysinibacillus fusiformis genome, the window GACCCTTTCCACATAAGTGAAAAGAGTCTTGAAAAGCCGATATTAACGTTTTGAGAACTGAGGTGCACGACGAGCGCCGCGTAGACCTGGTTTTTTACGTTCTTTCATGCGTGAATCACGAGTAAGTAATCCAGCTGATTTTAATGCAGCACGGAAATCTGGGTCTACTTGAAGTAGAGCACGAGCGATACCGTGACGAACAGCACCAGCTTGACCAGTGTATCCACCACCGTTAACGTTTACGTGGATATCATAGCTTCCTGTAGTTTCAGTAGCTACTAATGGTTGTTTAATTACTTCGCGTAATGCAGCGAATGG encodes:
- the rpsI gene encoding 30S ribosomal protein S9, with the protein product MAQVQYIGTGRRKSSVARVRLVPGTGKIVINKREIEEYVPFAALREVIKQPLVATETTGSYDIHVNVNGGGYTGQAGAVRHGIARALLQVDPDFRAALKSAGLLTRDSRMKERKKPGLRGARRAPQFSKR